Genomic DNA from Alkalihalobacterium alkalinitrilicum:
ACATATTTTGCATATAACGATCGGGCTAATCCGATTTCTTCCGTCCCTTGGATGAGCACCCTGCCATCGGTGAAGAACACCATAATATAAGCGCCTATATGAAAACGTAGTAAAAATTTATTTTTTTCAACCTTACCCAATGATTTGTATCGTTGTACTAATTCATCAAGGTCTAGTTTTCTTTCAGTAGTAGGTACAATTTGCACTGTATCACGACCACACATAACCGTAAAATGCTCTTCTATGTTTGTCGGATATAGAAATTCGAAATTTTGCTGCGCACAAGCGGGACATTTTGGGTTATGCGTCTGAGTAATAGTAAAACTAGAATGTTTATTTTTCCAAATTTCCAAATACTCAATATTTTGGTTTAGACTTTCCGTATCTTCAACTAGGTATTTTATTGCTTCAGTAGCTTGGTAGGAAGCAACAATATGTACAAGTGGGCCGAGCACCCCTACCATATCACAAGTTTCCGTTCCTCCTGGTGGGGGAGGTTCATGAAATAGGCAACGAAAACAAGGTGTTTCATACGGGCGAATCATAGCGAACATCCCTTTAGCACTTACTGCCCCACCATAAATCCATGGTATTCTGTGTTTCACGCTTACATCATTAATTAGAAATCTAATTTGAAAGTTATCAGTTGCATCCAAGATAAGATCCGTTCCAGTCAACAGTTTCTCCGCATTTACTGCATGGATATCAGCAAGTACAGGTTCAATTCGTACTTGTGAATTAATCCGGGATAACTTTTCAGCAGCTGCCATTACTTTGGGCATATGATTAGAGGCGTCATTTTCATCATATAACATCTGCCTCTGTAGGTTACTTTCTTCAACAAAATCTCGATCAATTATCCTTAGATCACCAACCCCGGCTCGAACCATATGATTGGCAAGCACAGTACCTAAAGCCCCTACTCCAACAATTGTAACATGACTATTCAAGATTTTTTCCTGACCGCTACGCCCTATTGGACCGTATAAGATTTGTCTAGAATATCTTTTATTAATCTCATTATCGATACCTATATTATCTACCATACGTATTTCCCTCCTATTCTTTTAAAACAGGCCTTTTATGGAGAGATTCACACTTTTGTTGTTATTTTCTAATTTTGAATTATCATGTCCCACAAGCTAGGAAGGAATTAGATACTATCAAAGGAACAAAATCTAAATATGAGTCATTTAAAGAACACAGGAAATTCACCTTTTAAGAATTTAATTTTAATTTTCTGCGTATTTTCAAAAGGATTCCTTAGTTTCTATTAAACTAGATTCCTTAAACAAGTGTCTGGTATTATTAACAACTCGAACTAAAAATAACATTAAAGGTACTTCATCCAATACCCCTACAATTGTAAATTTACCAGCTTTTTTTAAATATACATTCTCAAACCAATCTAAACCCCTTAGCTGTTCTTTACGTCCTTCTTTAATAAACTTTTTCTATAAACCAAGCTCTACATTATTTTATTTATTACTTTGGATATTCTAAAATTTCATAGAGCGTGTTTCGAACAGCAGGGGTTCTACCTAAGTCCCTAATCAAACGATCAAATTCTTTAGGATCCATATTTTCTCCAAACGGAGCACCAGCAGAACGAGAAATAGTTTCATCCATTAAGGTACCACCAAAGTCATTTGCACCTGCATTCAAAATTATTTGACACGACTTAGGACCATTTTTAACCCATGAAACTTGAATATTGTCAATCCATTTATAAAGCATAATACGAGATACCGCGGTAACCATGATATCCTCTATACCCGTTGAGCCAGCCCTAGATCCTAGCTCATTAAATAATTTTGTATTATAGTGTACAAAACCTAAAGGAACAAATTCAGTAAAACCTCCTGTTTCTTTTTGAATCTCTCTAAGAATTCCAATATGATTTGCCCAATGTTCGGGGCCGTCTATATGTCCATACATCATTGTAGAAGTGGAACGAATTCCTAGTTTATGTGCAGTTTTTACTATATGAACCCATTCTTCAGCAGAAAGTTTATCTTTTGTTAACTGTTGGCGAATTTCAGTATCAAGTATTTCCGCAGCAGTACCAGGTATTGTGTCTAAACCTGCATCCTTTAAACTCTTAAGATGCTCTTCTATCGTAACGCCTTGTTTCCAGGCACCAAATTTAATTTCAAACGGTGAGTAAGCATGAATATGCATGTGTGGAACGACATTTTTTATTGAACGAAGTATCTCATGATAATAGGTGCCGTCTATCTTTGGATGAAGCCCTCCTTGAATACATACTTCTGTAGCTCCGATATCCCACGCATCTTTTGCACGTTGAGAAATTTCTCCAAGAGGAACGAAGTACGCATCCTCATCCTTTTCAGAAGCCGCAAACGCACAGAATTTACAACCTGTATAACATACATTTGAAAAATTGATGTTTCTTGTTTTAACATAAGTGATAGTATCACCCACAGCTCTGCGTCTTAACTCATTCGCTGTTAACATGATCGCATTCAGATCTTTTGCAGGATTCGCTTTAAAAAGTTCTATGCCTTCTTCTACAGTAATTTCCTTCTCTTCCAATGCCTTGTCTAAAATTCGGCTAATATTTAGACTAGTTGAACTTAATAGTTGTTCAACACTTTTGACGTTTATTATTTTCTCTTCTTGATTCACTAGATTTTCAATTGCTTTCGTCATATCTGTACCCTCCATAGATTTTAATTTCTCTTGATCGCAATTACTAACGGAAAAGGTCCATCTCTCTAGGTCTTACTAAATCTTTACTTGTCCCATCTCCCTCAGGATAAGAATATCCTCTAACTACAGCTACTGGAATACCATCACTTTTTCCCATTACCAATTCAGCCGCAGATGCAACCTGATCAGCCACAGCGATTTCAGTAGCTTTTAATTCATAGCCAAATTGGTCAAACTCACCTTTATAATCTCTGATAGCAAGCATACCG
This window encodes:
- a CDS encoding ThiF family adenylyltransferase, with translation MVDNIGIDNEINKRYSRQILYGPIGRSGQEKILNSHVTIVGVGALGTVLANHMVRAGVGDLRIIDRDFVEESNLQRQMLYDENDASNHMPKVMAAAEKLSRINSQVRIEPVLADIHAVNAEKLLTGTDLILDATDNFQIRFLINDVSVKHRIPWIYGGAVSAKGMFAMIRPYETPCFRCLFHEPPPPGGTETCDMVGVLGPLVHIVASYQATEAIKYLVEDTESLNQNIEYLEIWKNKHSSFTITQTHNPKCPACAQQNFEFLYPTNIEEHFTVMCGRDTVQIVPTTERKLDLDELVQRYKSLGKVEKNKFLLRFHIGAYIMVFFTDGRVLIQGTEEIGLARSLYAKYVGM
- the cofH gene encoding 5-amino-6-(D-ribitylamino)uracil--L-tyrosine 4-hydroxyphenyl transferase CofH; its protein translation is MTKAIENLVNQEEKIINVKSVEQLLSSTSLNISRILDKALEEKEITVEEGIELFKANPAKDLNAIMLTANELRRRAVGDTITYVKTRNINFSNVCYTGCKFCAFAASEKDEDAYFVPLGEISQRAKDAWDIGATEVCIQGGLHPKIDGTYYHEILRSIKNVVPHMHIHAYSPFEIKFGAWKQGVTIEEHLKSLKDAGLDTIPGTAAEILDTEIRQQLTKDKLSAEEWVHIVKTAHKLGIRSTSTMMYGHIDGPEHWANHIGILREIQKETGGFTEFVPLGFVHYNTKLFNELGSRAGSTGIEDIMVTAVSRIMLYKWIDNIQVSWVKNGPKSCQIILNAGANDFGGTLMDETISRSAGAPFGENMDPKEFDRLIRDLGRTPAVRNTLYEILEYPK